The Orenia marismortui DSM 5156 DNA segment ACTCACCATTCAACTGAGCGTCATAAATTTCTTTTAATATTTTCCCCATCTTCTTACCTGGTTTAACTCCTAGCTCTATTAAATGCCTCCCTTTAATAATTGGCTCTACTTCATCTTTAACGTGATTATATACCTTTAAGATATCATCTATATAACTTATATCAGTTGTTACCTTTCTTCCTAAAGTATCAGCTTTATGTAACTTTAACAACCGAGGAATATCCACTTGATTAACCAATTTTCTAACAGCTTTTTTAGATAGATTATTTTTTAAATCTAAAGGTCTCATATGATACTTTATAAGTGCTCTCACCTGACTAATAATCTCCTTATTATCGGTAATTTTAGTTAAAAAAAACCCTACTCTTTTAGCACCTTCATTTTCATGACCATAAAAATGAACTCTATCAACCTTTTTTATTCTTTTTACATATGCTTTACCAATATCATGATATAATATTGCTAACATTAAAATAATATCTCTTTCTGATATAGACAAGACATTAAGACTTAACATTGTATGTTCAAATACATCTCCTTCTGGATGATATTTTTCACCTTGTTCTATCTGAGACAAATCATCTATTTCAGAAAAGTAAGAAGATAATATTCCTATTTTTTTCATCCACCTAAAAGCAATTGAGGGGTATTTAGCCTTTAGCATTATTTTTTCTATCTCAATAAAGATTCTTTCTTTTGCTATCTTCTCTAAAGTAGGAATCAATTTTTCACATAACTGTTCAGTCTCTTCATCAACTTGAAAATCAAATCTAGCTTTAAATTGAGCAACCCTCAATATCCTTAAGGGATCTGCTTGAAAACTTTCTGGGCTGATATATCTTAATATACCTTTCTTAATATCTTCTTGACCACCATAGATATCAATGATTTCATCCTTCAACGGATCATATAGCATAGAGTTAATTGTTAAATCTCTTCTAGCACAGGCTTCTTCTATAGTCATCTTAGGATCTACTTTATAATGCTCTCCTTTAACACCAACTTCTGTTTTATGAGGAAAAGAAAATTCATAATCTTCTAACAGATAAATAGGATAAGATTTCCCAACTAGTCTGAATCTACCATAGTTTTGCAAAATATTTTTTAGTTCTTGCGGAGTAATACCATAAACCTCTATATCAACATCCTTACTCTCAACATTCAAAATTTTATCCCTAACATATCCTCCTACAATGTAAGCTTTCCCTCCACTACTTTTTATATCTTTAAAAATTGATTTTAACATCTTAAAACCACCACTTTTTATTTTAAACTTATTATCCTCATACAATCTAAAACTTATAAATACAAAATTCAATATATAATAATTATCAAACCCAAACTAATAATTTTTAAAATAAGAATTATAAAGACTGATAATAATCTTAAATCATTCTACAGATTTATATATAATAGATATAAGCCAATATCTATTTAAAGATTAAACTAATCTTTCCTTCTCCCTAATAATAAAGAATCATCAATGATAAGATCTATATTGTATGAATAATATCGGATAAATAAGCCAACTTGAAAAAATAAAAGTAATAGTGCCACCGATATTAACTTTAATATTCCTAAAATTTTTAACTAAATTAAATATAAACACTATAAGATTAAAGATTACACCTGATAAATATATCCACTTCAACTTTTCCACCTCATTTTATGAAAATATACAATTTTTTTACTACAATTAGTAACTATTATTGAGTATATTGTAGCTATTTTCAAATATTTTGTCAAATAATCTTCTTCATACTAACTAATATATTAACAACTTATATCTGTAATTATCCAGCTAATTAAGAACATTAGATACTAATAATTACTGATAAAATAGTACTAATCCCTTTATACTTTTAACAATTAAATAATCAATATCCAATACAAAGCTTAGAATTATTTATTTATCCTAAATTTAAAAGTAATATTATATTTACAACTTAAATATTAATAAATAAGGAAACTCAATAAAGGAGGGAAGCTTTTGAAAAATAATATCGATAAAAAACTAGTACATATAAAAGCAATTATTGCAATCTTATTTACTATTTCTATAATTATATTTTCAGAGCAAGCATTCGACTCTGCAGTAGATGGACTGCATACTTGGTGGGATATTGTCTTTCCTGCCCTACTACCATTTTTCATCATGGCAGAGATATTAATGGGACTTGGAGTAGTTCATTTTATAGGTGCTTTATTAGAACCATTAATGAGACCTTTATTTAAAGTGCCTGGAGTTGGTGCATTTGCTTTAGCAATGGGCCTTGCTTCTGGTTACCCTATTGGTGCTAAGATAACAGGAAATTTGAGAAGAGAAAGGTTATGTACACAAGCTGAAGGAGAGAGATTAGTATCTTTTACTAATACAGCTGATCCTTTATTTATGATTGGGGCTGTAGCTCTAGTTACATGATTATAAAAGAAAAAATCAATAACAATAAATATACTACCAGTTTTTCTATGCAAAAAATATAAAAAGACCTCCTAGGAATCTATTCCCCAAGAGGTCTTCTTTATCTTAAAACTTACCTTTGATTTTAAATTCAATTTTCTTTTCTAGTCCATGTTCTCCCCTAATATCTCTAACTAAATTTTCTACTAAATTAGTATCTAGATCAAAGCTAGTTATTTCTACTTCCCCAATTCTCCCCTTTTAGCTCTTGCTTTTAATCTAATGTCAACTTTTTTCTTGATAGGATCATCAATTTTATAACCAGCCTCTTCTAATTCTTTAATGATTTTCTCTGAAATTGCATCAACTTGCTGCAAGATCTCAACTTCTGAAAAATTATCAGCAACTACATCGATAATATCATCAACTTCAGTTAGTACAGGAATAGATTTAGATAAATAATGATCTATCTCTGGCATAAACTTTCTGGCAATCACAATAACGACACTCAAAACCCCTAACAATGTAATAATATTTTCAACACTCATATTAACACGCTCCTAATAATTATTTTTTAACTTCTTTCATCCCATCTTGCTTTATAACCACGAACATCTAAATGAATAAATGTATCATACTTACCTATACCATCAAAGCCTAATCCTTCTGCTATAGCTTCCATATCATCTGCATCATAAGGTAAATTATTAAGAGATATATCAACTGCTTTTCCAAATAGATGCTGACTATTGGGACTCCCCCCTACCTTTTGGTTATAATCTGCATTTCTATAAGCAGAATTTATCACAAGAGGTTGACCCACGTTATCTCTTAATTTTTGCAGTTTCTCTACTAATTCACTATCAATTACAACTTGATGGCTACCATCTTTGCACTCAAACTCTGATAACTTAAAATTTTTGCTTATTTGTATATCATTGATCAAAATCTCACCTCCTCTCAAATAAAAAAAGACACCCTAAGGTGACTTAAAATATCTTTGGAATTTTCTCTATACCTACAAGTGACATTGCTATAGTAACAATCGTCACTATTAAACCAAATATAACTTTCCACATATTTTTGATGAAATCCCTATCCCTATCCTCAAAGTAATCTTTGAGATTAAAGACATCTTCTTTAGTGGCTGTTTCTTTCAAGTGTTCTTTGATTTCAGATACATCACCCTGAACATTCTTCATATCACTTTCTAGTCTGGTTACTCTATCGTTTAATTCCAAATATCCCACCTCCTAAAGCGATTTAAATATTTCCTTACTGTATATAATGTAGTAATATTTCATTTGGAAAGGATTTTCATTTCTAATCTGTAAGAAATCAGGAGAAATTGTAGTGTATTCTTTTGTATCATATATTTGCCCGTTAAGTTCATAGTAGTAAGGGTTTGCAACATTATACCTAGTACCAGCTGGTATCTCGCCATATACATCAAATAAAGGAGTGTAACTAAAACCAGAAAAACCTCCTATAGAAATAAATTCTCCACTATTTGCCGAAAGTGTAATTTCTCCTTCTTCTACTACTTGCAATGCTTTTTTTGTCCCGTCGATAGTTTGAATGCCATCACCATTAATAACTTCTAATCCACTGCCATCTCTAGCATCCACAGTCAGTGTCCCATCAACTTGTAATTCGTTAGCATTCAATGTTCCCTCAAATGTCCCTTTTGCCGCTCTTAATTCTCCACCAAAATAAGCATTACCCCCGGTATCTATTTTAAATTGATCATTTTTACTTCTTATGCCATTAGCATCAAGTATAACTCCGCCTTGACCTGCTATTCCTGACTTATTATTAAAGTCATGTTGGTCTTTTGAGTAATTTTCTGAGGTTTTATCAGCATTATCAGCAGGTTTTCCTGTCCCTGTAACATTATGCCAATCAGCAGTTTTAGCAGCTTGACTTACATCTCCTGCATCTGGAGCAACAGAACCGTTAAGCTGTAATTTCCCATTATTTACAATGATACCTTCTTCGCTTATTATCACATCGCCTTTCCCAGCTCCGATTACACTCTGAGAATCCACAAAAGGTGCATCTGACTTGTACCAGCTATAGATTGAATCTTCATCAACTACCTCAGGAACTATCATTAATTCATCAATCTTATATCCTGCATTAACCTGCAAGTCTCCATTTGCATCTATATTAATCCAACTAACATCAATTTCAACATTCAGAATTTCTTGTTGATATCCAGGAATACCCCAGACACTCCATAACTCAATAATTCTCCAGCTAAACACTCTGCCATCTGACCTCTTGGCTACATAGACCCAATCTGAACCATCCCAGAAATAAAATACAATTGTATAATCATTAGTGAATCCAAGAGGAACAGACATTGAGCTAGTCTGCAAATCTAGAGCTTTCCCAAA contains these protein-coding regions:
- a CDS encoding CCA tRNA nucleotidyltransferase — protein: MLKSIFKDIKSSGGKAYIVGGYVRDKILNVESKDVDIEVYGITPQELKNILQNYGRFRLVGKSYPIYLLEDYEFSFPHKTEVGVKGEHYKVDPKMTIEEACARRDLTINSMLYDPLKDEIIDIYGGQEDIKKGILRYISPESFQADPLRILRVAQFKARFDFQVDEETEQLCEKLIPTLEKIAKERIFIEIEKIMLKAKYPSIAFRWMKKIGILSSYFSEIDDLSQIEQGEKYHPEGDVFEHTMLSLNVLSISERDIILMLAILYHDIGKAYVKRIKKVDRVHFYGHENEGAKRVGFFLTKITDNKEIISQVRALIKYHMRPLDLKNNLSKKAVRKLVNQVDIPRLLKLHKADTLGRKVTTDISYIDDILKVYNHVKDEVEPIIKGRHLIELGVKPGKKMGKILKEIYDAQLNGEFSNLEEGLEYSNYILKKIIFDDL
- a CDS encoding YcbK family protein, whose amino-acid sequence is MINDIQISKNFKLSEFECKDGSHQVVIDSELVEKLQKLRDNVGQPLVINSAYRNADYNQKVGGSPNSQHLFGKAVDISLNNLPYDADDMEAIAEGLGFDGIGKYDTFIHLDVRGYKARWDERS